A window from Dromaius novaehollandiae isolate bDroNov1 chromosome 1, bDroNov1.hap1, whole genome shotgun sequence encodes these proteins:
- the LOC135323831 gene encoding uncharacterized protein LOC135323831 isoform X4: protein MPRVSPQRAQYEAKMGKSSQESSEVLQEILKDLEGAAENHQETLEKETFPAGGSHSLPVSDEEREAVQATGMPAVPGSDGDAGAWPDAGPKAWEDAGGRPRAFQPQGSPRGNGYPSFWLFPLPEPREDPRDVADIDGHAASQLDPHFEPRDGRASVPLQRAYPASQLDAVAEPPGLPRGGPSGLEPQGSPRGVPAGGGLLGSQLDPTSEPQGHARNVAIGGGDLSSHLDSDFESLGNPRDVPEGSVSPASQGLKPLLEPQGDRRGLAGDKDAQAAAHKAQQKQRLVLSAAVSGSVVFAVVLTCIVTFRLRKRKQEAMPANPAAASNREESSTEEGRAKPGSDREKDGLTLENENLNNSSRRLPVNFATELAQLFDAMNSKSSFQPRCQSNSDGGYGCSSNICISRDFPQGDHSKCVCFRYQEGYCTSDAYSE, encoded by the exons ATGCCACGGGTAA GTCCGCAAAGAGCACAGTATGAGGCCAAAATGGGAAAGTCCTCTCAGGAATCTTCTGAAGTCCTACAGGAAATCTTGAAGGACTTGgagggagcagctg agaatcatcaggagaccctggagaaggagacctttccggcaggaggcagtcacagcctgccagtCTCCGATGAAGAAAGAGAGGCAGTtcaagcaacaggcatgccag CGGTGCCTGGCAGCGATGGCGATGCTGGTGCTTGGCCAgatgcgggaccgaaggcttgggaagatgctggag gtcgtccaagagcttttcagccgcaggggagtcccaggg gcAATGGTTATCCATCATtctggctgtttcctcttcctgagcctcgggaggatccccggg atgtggccgacATTGATGggcatgcagcttctcagctggatccccatTTTGAACCTCGAGATGGTCGTGCAT CTGTTCCCCTGCAGAGggcttatccagcttctcagctggatgctgttgctgagcctccaggtcttcccaggg gtggtccaaGCGGTTTagagccgcaggggagtcccaggg gtgttcctgcaggcggtggccttctaggttcccagctggatcccacttctgagcctcaggggcatgccagga atgtggccataGGTGGTGGAGATTTATCTTCTCATCTGGACTCTGATTttgagtctctggggaatcccagag atgtccctgaaggcagtgtttctccagcttctcaggggctgaagcctctgcttgagcctcagggagatcgcaggg gccttgctggtgacaaagatgcccaggctgcagctcataaagcgcaacaaaagcagcgtttggtcctgagcgctgcagtctCGGGTTCCGTAGTGTTTGCCGTGGTGCTGACTTGCATAGTtactttccggctgaggaagagaaaaca agaagcgatgccagctaaccctgccgctgcctccaacagagaggagtcaagcacagaggaaggcagagcaaaaccagggagtgacagagaaaaggatgggctcaccctagaaaatgaaaatctcaacaacAGCTCCAGGCGCCTTCCGGTGAACTTTGCGACAGAGCTTGCCCAGTTATTTGATGCCATGAATTCgaaaagttcatttcagcctagATGCCAGAGCAACTCAGATGGTGGTTATGGCTGTTCCTCAAATATCTGCATTTCCCGGGATTTTCCCCAAGGCGATCAttccaagtgtgtgtgttttcgttACCAAGAGGgatattgtacttcagatgcatattccgaatag
- the LOC135323831 gene encoding uncharacterized protein LOC135323831 isoform X3: MRRASLASRLDPFLEPWQHATGPQRAQYEAKMGKSSQESSEVLQEILKDLEGAAENHQETLEKETFPAGGSHSLPVSDEEREAVQATGMPAVPGSDGDAGAWPDAGPKAWEDAGGRPRAFQPQGSPRGNGYPSFWLFPLPEPREDPRDVADIDGHAASQLDPHFEPRDGRASVPLQRAYPASQLDAVAEPPGLPRGGPSGLEPQGSPRGVPAGGGLLGSQLDPTSEPQGHARNVAIGGGDLSSHLDSDFESLGNPRDVPEGSVSPASQGLKPLLEPQGDRRGLAGDKDAQAAAHKAQQKQRLVLSAAVSGSVVFAVVLTCIVTFRLRKRKQEAMPANPAAASNREESSTEEGRAKPGSDREKDGLTLENENLNNSSRRLPVNFATELAQLFDAMNSKSSFQPRCQSNSDGGYGCSSNICISRDFPQGDHSKCVCFRYQEGYCTSDAYSE; encoded by the exons ATGAGGAGGGCTTCTCTGGCTTCTCGGCTGGATCCTTTTCTAGAGCCTTGGCAGCATGCCACGG GTCCGCAAAGAGCACAGTATGAGGCCAAAATGGGAAAGTCCTCTCAGGAATCTTCTGAAGTCCTACAGGAAATCTTGAAGGACTTGgagggagcagctg agaatcatcaggagaccctggagaaggagacctttccggcaggaggcagtcacagcctgccagtCTCCGATGAAGAAAGAGAGGCAGTtcaagcaacaggcatgccag CGGTGCCTGGCAGCGATGGCGATGCTGGTGCTTGGCCAgatgcgggaccgaaggcttgggaagatgctggag gtcgtccaagagcttttcagccgcaggggagtcccaggg gcAATGGTTATCCATCATtctggctgtttcctcttcctgagcctcgggaggatccccggg atgtggccgacATTGATGggcatgcagcttctcagctggatccccatTTTGAACCTCGAGATGGTCGTGCAT CTGTTCCCCTGCAGAGggcttatccagcttctcagctggatgctgttgctgagcctccaggtcttcccaggg gtggtccaaGCGGTTTagagccgcaggggagtcccaggg gtgttcctgcaggcggtggccttctaggttcccagctggatcccacttctgagcctcaggggcatgccagga atgtggccataGGTGGTGGAGATTTATCTTCTCATCTGGACTCTGATTttgagtctctggggaatcccagag atgtccctgaaggcagtgtttctccagcttctcaggggctgaagcctctgcttgagcctcagggagatcgcaggg gccttgctggtgacaaagatgcccaggctgcagctcataaagcgcaacaaaagcagcgtttggtcctgagcgctgcagtctCGGGTTCCGTAGTGTTTGCCGTGGTGCTGACTTGCATAGTtactttccggctgaggaagagaaaaca agaagcgatgccagctaaccctgccgctgcctccaacagagaggagtcaagcacagaggaaggcagagcaaaaccagggagtgacagagaaaaggatgggctcaccctagaaaatgaaaatctcaacaacAGCTCCAGGCGCCTTCCGGTGAACTTTGCGACAGAGCTTGCCCAGTTATTTGATGCCATGAATTCgaaaagttcatttcagcctagATGCCAGAGCAACTCAGATGGTGGTTATGGCTGTTCCTCAAATATCTGCATTTCCCGGGATTTTCCCCAAGGCGATCAttccaagtgtgtgtgttttcgttACCAAGAGGgatattgtacttcagatgcatattccgaatag
- the LOC135323831 gene encoding uncharacterized protein LOC135323831 isoform X1: MVRARGASGPGRRLLLLLGLLAALRARDSRAAPRAAPGPDVAVEDGYPVSRLGAGFEPQEIPTDVAMRRASLASRLDPFLEPWQHATGPQRAQYEAKMGKSSQESSEVLQEILKDLEGAAENHQETLEKETFPAGGSHSLPVSDEEREAVQATGMPAVPGSDGDAGAWPDAGPKAWEDAGGRPRAFQPQGSPRGNGYPSFWLFPLPEPREDPRDVADIDGHAASQLDPHFEPRDGRASVPLQRAYPASQLDAVAEPPGLPRGGPSGLEPQGSPRGVPAGGGLLGSQLDPTSEPQGHARNVAIGGGDLSSHLDSDFESLGNPRDVPEGSVSPASQGLKPLLEPQGDRRGLAGDKDAQAAAHKAQQKQRLVLSAAVSGSVVFAVVLTCIVTFRLRKRKQEAMPANPAAASNREESSTEEGRAKPGSDREKDGLTLENENLNNSSRRLPVNFATELAQLFDAMNSKSSFQPRCQSNSDGGYGCSSNICISRDFPQGDHSKCVCFRYQEGYCTSDAYSE; the protein is encoded by the exons atggtgcgagcgcggggggcgtccggccccgggcgtcgcctgctgctgctgctcggcctcctggcggccctgcgtgcccgggacagccgggctgctccgcgggcagcgccgggcccag atgtggctgtagagGATGGCTATCCTGTTTCTCGGCTGGGTGCTGGTTTTGAGCCTCAGGAGATTCCCACGG ATGTAGCCATGAGGAGGGCTTCTCTGGCTTCTCGGCTGGATCCTTTTCTAGAGCCTTGGCAGCATGCCACGG GTCCGCAAAGAGCACAGTATGAGGCCAAAATGGGAAAGTCCTCTCAGGAATCTTCTGAAGTCCTACAGGAAATCTTGAAGGACTTGgagggagcagctg agaatcatcaggagaccctggagaaggagacctttccggcaggaggcagtcacagcctgccagtCTCCGATGAAGAAAGAGAGGCAGTtcaagcaacaggcatgccag CGGTGCCTGGCAGCGATGGCGATGCTGGTGCTTGGCCAgatgcgggaccgaaggcttgggaagatgctggag gtcgtccaagagcttttcagccgcaggggagtcccaggg gcAATGGTTATCCATCATtctggctgtttcctcttcctgagcctcgggaggatccccggg atgtggccgacATTGATGggcatgcagcttctcagctggatccccatTTTGAACCTCGAGATGGTCGTGCAT CTGTTCCCCTGCAGAGggcttatccagcttctcagctggatgctgttgctgagcctccaggtcttcccaggg gtggtccaaGCGGTTTagagccgcaggggagtcccaggg gtgttcctgcaggcggtggccttctaggttcccagctggatcccacttctgagcctcaggggcatgccagga atgtggccataGGTGGTGGAGATTTATCTTCTCATCTGGACTCTGATTttgagtctctggggaatcccagag atgtccctgaaggcagtgtttctccagcttctcaggggctgaagcctctgcttgagcctcagggagatcgcaggg gccttgctggtgacaaagatgcccaggctgcagctcataaagcgcaacaaaagcagcgtttggtcctgagcgctgcagtctCGGGTTCCGTAGTGTTTGCCGTGGTGCTGACTTGCATAGTtactttccggctgaggaagagaaaaca agaagcgatgccagctaaccctgccgctgcctccaacagagaggagtcaagcacagaggaaggcagagcaaaaccagggagtgacagagaaaaggatgggctcaccctagaaaatgaaaatctcaacaacAGCTCCAGGCGCCTTCCGGTGAACTTTGCGACAGAGCTTGCCCAGTTATTTGATGCCATGAATTCgaaaagttcatttcagcctagATGCCAGAGCAACTCAGATGGTGGTTATGGCTGTTCCTCAAATATCTGCATTTCCCGGGATTTTCCCCAAGGCGATCAttccaagtgtgtgtgttttcgttACCAAGAGGgatattgtacttcagatgcatattccgaatag
- the LOC135323831 gene encoding uncharacterized protein LOC135323831 isoform X2 — MVRARGASGPGRRLLLLLGLLAALRARDSRAAPRAAPGPDVAVEDGYPVSRLGAGFEPQEIPTDVAMRRASLASRLDPFLEPWQHATGPQRAQYEAKMGKSSQESSEVLQEILKDLEGAAENHQETLEKETFPAGGSHSLPVSDEEREAVQATGMPGRPRAFQPQGSPRGNGYPSFWLFPLPEPREDPRDVADIDGHAASQLDPHFEPRDGRASVPLQRAYPASQLDAVAEPPGLPRGGPSGLEPQGSPRGVPAGGGLLGSQLDPTSEPQGHARNVAIGGGDLSSHLDSDFESLGNPRDVPEGSVSPASQGLKPLLEPQGDRRGLAGDKDAQAAAHKAQQKQRLVLSAAVSGSVVFAVVLTCIVTFRLRKRKQEAMPANPAAASNREESSTEEGRAKPGSDREKDGLTLENENLNNSSRRLPVNFATELAQLFDAMNSKSSFQPRCQSNSDGGYGCSSNICISRDFPQGDHSKCVCFRYQEGYCTSDAYSE; from the exons atggtgcgagcgcggggggcgtccggccccgggcgtcgcctgctgctgctgctcggcctcctggcggccctgcgtgcccgggacagccgggctgctccgcgggcagcgccgggcccag atgtggctgtagagGATGGCTATCCTGTTTCTCGGCTGGGTGCTGGTTTTGAGCCTCAGGAGATTCCCACGG ATGTAGCCATGAGGAGGGCTTCTCTGGCTTCTCGGCTGGATCCTTTTCTAGAGCCTTGGCAGCATGCCACGG GTCCGCAAAGAGCACAGTATGAGGCCAAAATGGGAAAGTCCTCTCAGGAATCTTCTGAAGTCCTACAGGAAATCTTGAAGGACTTGgagggagcagctg agaatcatcaggagaccctggagaaggagacctttccggcaggaggcagtcacagcctgccagtCTCCGATGAAGAAAGAGAGGCAGTtcaagcaacaggcatgccag gtcgtccaagagcttttcagccgcaggggagtcccaggg gcAATGGTTATCCATCATtctggctgtttcctcttcctgagcctcgggaggatccccggg atgtggccgacATTGATGggcatgcagcttctcagctggatccccatTTTGAACCTCGAGATGGTCGTGCAT CTGTTCCCCTGCAGAGggcttatccagcttctcagctggatgctgttgctgagcctccaggtcttcccaggg gtggtccaaGCGGTTTagagccgcaggggagtcccaggg gtgttcctgcaggcggtggccttctaggttcccagctggatcccacttctgagcctcaggggcatgccagga atgtggccataGGTGGTGGAGATTTATCTTCTCATCTGGACTCTGATTttgagtctctggggaatcccagag atgtccctgaaggcagtgtttctccagcttctcaggggctgaagcctctgcttgagcctcagggagatcgcaggg gccttgctggtgacaaagatgcccaggctgcagctcataaagcgcaacaaaagcagcgtttggtcctgagcgctgcagtctCGGGTTCCGTAGTGTTTGCCGTGGTGCTGACTTGCATAGTtactttccggctgaggaagagaaaaca agaagcgatgccagctaaccctgccgctgcctccaacagagaggagtcaagcacagaggaaggcagagcaaaaccagggagtgacagagaaaaggatgggctcaccctagaaaatgaaaatctcaacaacAGCTCCAGGCGCCTTCCGGTGAACTTTGCGACAGAGCTTGCCCAGTTATTTGATGCCATGAATTCgaaaagttcatttcagcctagATGCCAGAGCAACTCAGATGGTGGTTATGGCTGTTCCTCAAATATCTGCATTTCCCGGGATTTTCCCCAAGGCGATCAttccaagtgtgtgtgttttcgttACCAAGAGGgatattgtacttcagatgcatattccgaatag
- the LOC135323837 gene encoding uncharacterized protein LOC135323837 isoform X1: MFWTALLGALGALSQQGGGADALTYILAPAAGLYVADIDGHAASQLDPHFEPRDGRASVPLQRAYPASQLDAVAEPPGLPRGGPSGLEPQGSPRGVPAGGGLLGSQLDPTSEPQGHARNVAIGGGDLSSHLDSDFESLGNPRDVPEGSVSPASQGLKPLLEPQGDRRGLAGDKDAQAAAHKAQQKQRLVLSAAVSGSVVFAVVLTCIVTFRLRKRKQEAMPANPAAASNREESSTEEGRAKPGSDREKDGLTLENENFNNSSRRLPVNFATELAQLFDAMNSKSSFQPRCQSNSDGGYGCSSNICISRDFPQGDHSKCVCFRYQEGYCTSDAYSE, translated from the exons atgtggccgacATTGATGggcatgcagcttctcagctggatccccatTTTGAACCTCGAGATGGTCGTGCAT CTGTTCCCCTGCAGAGggcttatccagcttctcagctggatgctgttgctgagcctccaggtcttcccaggg gtggtccaaGCGGTTTagagccgcaggggagtcccaggg gtgttcctgcaggcggtggccttctaggttcccagctggatcccacttctgagcctcaggggcatgccagga atgtggccataGGTGGTGGAGATTTATCTTCTCATCTGGACTCTGATTttgagtctctggggaatcccagag atgtccctgaaggcagtgtttctccagcttctcaggggctgaagcctctgcttgagcctcagggagatcgcaggg gccttgctggtgacaaagatgcccaggctgcagctcataaagcgcaacaaaagcagcgtttggtcctgagcgctgcagtctCGGGTTCCGTAGTGTTTGCCGTGGTGCTGACTTGCATAGTtactttccggctgaggaagagaaaaca agaagcgatgccagctaaccctgccgctgcctccaacagagaggagtcaagcacagaggaaggcagagcaaaaccagggagtgacagagaaaaggatgggctcaccctagaaaatgaaaatttcaacaacAGCTCCAGGCGCCTTCCGGTGAACTTTGCGACAGAGCTTGCCCAGTTATTTGATGCCATGAATTCgaaaagttcatttcagcctagATGCCAGAGCAACTCAGATGGTGGTTATGGCTGTTCCTCAAATATCTGCATTTCCCGGGATTTTCCCCAAGGCGATCAttccaagtgtgtgtgttttcgttACCAAGAGGgatattgtacttcagatgcatattccgaatag
- the LOC135323837 gene encoding uncharacterized protein LOC135323837 isoform X2, giving the protein MSVRNCTSGGRHFFVAWLCLARYVADIDGHAASQLDPHFEPRDGRASVPLQRAYPASQLDAVAEPPGLPRGGPSGLEPQGSPRGVPAGGGLLGSQLDPTSEPQGHARNVAIGGGDLSSHLDSDFESLGNPRDVPEGSVSPASQGLKPLLEPQGDRRGLAGDKDAQAAAHKAQQKQRLVLSAAVSGSVVFAVVLTCIVTFRLRKRKQEAMPANPAAASNREESSTEEGRAKPGSDREKDGLTLENENFNNSSRRLPVNFATELAQLFDAMNSKSSFQPRCQSNSDGGYGCSSNICISRDFPQGDHSKCVCFRYQEGYCTSDAYSE; this is encoded by the exons atgtggccgacATTGATGggcatgcagcttctcagctggatccccatTTTGAACCTCGAGATGGTCGTGCAT CTGTTCCCCTGCAGAGggcttatccagcttctcagctggatgctgttgctgagcctccaggtcttcccaggg gtggtccaaGCGGTTTagagccgcaggggagtcccaggg gtgttcctgcaggcggtggccttctaggttcccagctggatcccacttctgagcctcaggggcatgccagga atgtggccataGGTGGTGGAGATTTATCTTCTCATCTGGACTCTGATTttgagtctctggggaatcccagag atgtccctgaaggcagtgtttctccagcttctcaggggctgaagcctctgcttgagcctcagggagatcgcaggg gccttgctggtgacaaagatgcccaggctgcagctcataaagcgcaacaaaagcagcgtttggtcctgagcgctgcagtctCGGGTTCCGTAGTGTTTGCCGTGGTGCTGACTTGCATAGTtactttccggctgaggaagagaaaaca agaagcgatgccagctaaccctgccgctgcctccaacagagaggagtcaagcacagaggaaggcagagcaaaaccagggagtgacagagaaaaggatgggctcaccctagaaaatgaaaatttcaacaacAGCTCCAGGCGCCTTCCGGTGAACTTTGCGACAGAGCTTGCCCAGTTATTTGATGCCATGAATTCgaaaagttcatttcagcctagATGCCAGAGCAACTCAGATGGTGGTTATGGCTGTTCCTCAAATATCTGCATTTCCCGGGATTTTCCCCAAGGCGATCAttccaagtgtgtgtgttttcgttACCAAGAGGgatattgtacttcagatgcatattccgaatag